CGCCGCGGTGTAGATCAGCGTCAGCATCGATTCGGTCAGCCCCACCGTGGCGACCGCGTCGGCGCCGAGATGTCCGACCCAGAAGATGTCGACGACGGCGAAGATCGATTCCATGGCCATCTCGAGCACCATCGGAACCGCCAGCATGATGACCGCGCGGCCGACCGGCGCCGTCGTGAAGTCGATCTCCGAGCCTCGCACTGCCTCGCGCAGAGTCTTCCACATGAGTTGAGCCGACTATTATCGCCGCTTCTGACGTAAGATTCGCCCATGGATCGCCGGGATCTTCTGAAACTGAGTGGCTGCGCGCGCGACGTGCGGATCGAGGCGCAGTCCGCGCCTGCGTTCGCCGCGCCGGCGATTCCGACGGTCCGCGTCGGCGGTCTCGGCCTCGGCGGCGACCGTGTCCTCGACGGAAACGATCGGTGGCAGGATGCCTCCGCGGCGCTCGCCGAGTTCGAGCATCCGTCGTGGAAGGAGATCGCCGCGCAGGCGCACGGGCGCTGGACGACGACGCCGCCGCTGCCGATCGCGCGCATGTAGGAATGCGATCGCAGGACCCGGCCGCGCGCGCGGTCGTTCTCGCTCGTGGCCTGGGCACGCGCATGCGCGAGGCCGATCCCGGAGTCTCGCTGACCGGCGAACAGCAGCAGGCGGCGGACGCCGGCCTCAAGGCGCTGATGCCGGTGAACGGACGGCCGTTCCTGGATTTCGTGTTGAGCGCCCTCGCGGACGCCGGCCTGCCGCGCATCGCGCTGGTCGTGGCGCCCGATCACGAGCGGCTCCGGGTCCATCTCGCGCAGGCGCCGCCGTCCCGCACCCGCGTGGACTTCGTCGTCCAGCCGGAGGCGCTCGGCACCGCCAACGCGGTGCTGGCGGCGGAACCGTGGACCGGCGGAGAACCGTTCCTGACAGTGAACGCCGACAACCTGTATCCCCCGGACGCGCTGCGGGCGTTGGCCGGCGCCGGCGAGCCGGCGATGCTGGCCTTCGATGCCGACGATCTGGTGCGCACGAGCAACATCCCCGAGGATCGGATCCGCGCGTTTGCCGTCGTGACGGTCGACGAGCGCGGATATCTGCGCGGCATCGTGGAGAAGCCGGGCGCGGCTGACGCGATCGGCGGGCGCGCGCCCGCGACCTCCACGCTCCTGGATGGACATCAAAGGATCTCGATGAACTGCTGGCGATTCGACTCGCGGATCTTCGACGCCTGCCGCGGCGTCGCGAAATCCGCACGCGGCGAATTCGAGCTGCCGGAAGCGGTCGCGCTCGCCATTTCACGAGGCGTTCGCGTCAAGGCCATTCCGGCCCGCGGCCCCGTGCTCGATCTGTCGCGCCGCGCCGATGCCGCCGATGTGGCGCGCCGCCTTGCCGGAGTCGTGCCGTGCCCGTGACCGCCGCGTCGGCCGCCGAGGCGCTGATGGCGCGCGGCATGGATCCGGCGGAGTTCAAGGACAAGCAGATGCTCTACCACCGGGTGGTCGAGCTCCACGCCACCCTGCGAGGCGGGCCGCCGGAATTCGCCTGGTGGGTACCCGGCCGTCTCGAGGTGTTCGGCAAGCACACCGACTATGCCGGCGGCCGCACGCTCGTGTGCGCGGCGCCCCGCGGATTCGCCGTGGTCGCCAGCCGCCGGGACGATGGCGTGGTTCAGGTGGCCGATGCGTGGCGCGGCGATCACATGAGCCTCCGGCTCTCGGATTCAGCCGTACCGCAGGCAGGCTGGCGGCACTACGTCGACGTCACGATCCGGCGCCTGGCGCGGAATTTTCCCGGCGCGGAGTTGAGTGCCGACATCGTGATCGCGAGCGACCTGCCGCCGGCGGCCGGGATGAGCAGCTCCAGCGCCTTGATCATCGCGGTGGCCGTGGCGCTGGTGCGTGCCGGCGCGCTCCAGAAGCACCGCGCGTGGATCCAGAACATCCGCTCCGGTCTCGACGCCGCGGGCTATTACGCCTGCATCGAGAACGGACGCCGGTTCGCGGCGCTCGAGGGGGACGGGGGCGTCGGCACGCAGGGCGGCAGCGAGGATCACACCGCGATCATCGAAGCGC
This region of Vicinamibacterales bacterium genomic DNA includes:
- a CDS encoding galactokinase family protein, with protein sequence MPVTAASAAEALMARGMDPAEFKDKQMLYHRVVELHATLRGGPPEFAWWVPGRLEVFGKHTDYAGGRTLVCAAPRGFAVVASRRDDGVVQVADAWRGDHMSLRLSDSAVPQAGWRHYVDVTIRRLARNFPGAELSADIVIASDLPPAAGMSSSSALIIAVAVALVRAGALQKHRAWIQNIRSGLDAAGYYACIENGRRFAALEGDGGVGTQGGSEDHTAIIEARPGSVSAFAFVPPRAVGGAPVPDTWRFVIAPSGVAARKTGEARAPYNRLASGIARLLEVWNRESPMPAVSLAAALRSGPAAIDRMRQLAATAATDDLPAAWLRDRLEHFIREDARIEKALAAFASADEAAIGALAADSQRDAEILLANQVPATSSLAAQARQLGAIAGCSFGAGFGGAVWALARTPDAEAFARRWHPNAFVMSPGPGVTEVSSR
- a CDS encoding nucleotidyltransferase family protein, translating into MRSQDPAARAVVLARGLGTRMREADPGVSLTGEQQQAADAGLKALMPVNGRPFLDFVLSALADAGLPRIALVVAPDHERLRVHLAQAPPSRTRVDFVVQPEALGTANAVLAAEPWTGGEPFLTVNADNLYPPDALRALAGAGEPAMLAFDADDLVRTSNIPEDRIRAFAVVTVDERGYLRGIVEKPGAADAIGGRAPATSTLLDGHQRISMNCWRFDSRIFDACRGVAKSARGEFELPEAVALAISRGVRVKAIPARGPVLDLSRRADAADVARRLAGVVPCP